The DNA window ACACCACGTGCGCCGTGCGCTTGAGCACGTCCTCATCCACCGTCAGGTCCGGCTTGCCGTTCACCGGGTCCAACGCGAGGCCACAGGCCTTGGGTGCCGGAAGGTGAGGAGGCTCGCCCCGCGCCTCGGGCACCTTCCCTCCCGAGTAGATGGCCACCTCCCCCACCGGTGCGTCGAGGATGTCTCCCAGCGAGGTGTTCGCCACGACGAGGTCATCGAAGCCATCTCCATCCAGGTCTCCGGGCGCCACCACGGAGTAGCGCCGATACACCTCGTAGCCGTTGGGGATGGCGTTCCCCTCGGGCCAGGACCAGACAGGCCTCAAATCCTGGGAGAGGCCTGCCCCCGGCGAGAAGAAGTAGAGCCTTCCCGCGGCGCCGACGACGAAGTCCTGACGGTGACCATCTCCATCCACATCCCCCAGGGATGTGATGCCCAGACCCACGAAGGGAAAGGCGGCATCGCCCAGGGTGGACCAGATGGGGGTCGCGGAGGGCGTCCCATCCGCCTGGGAGAGGTGGAGCTGGAGCGAGCCATTGCTGGCGCGCACGAAGACCTCGCGGTGTCCATCCTCGTTCAGGTCCGACAGGAAGGAGTTCGCGAGCGCCAGGGGCTCCATGCGCCAGGGGCTGGCGGAGATGGGGCCGTCACAGGCAAAGGCTGCCCCGGCCTTGCAGCCCAGGAAGTACGCCCGCTGCTCATCCTCCAAGCTGAGGAGCACGTCCCCCGCGCCATCCCCGTTCAGGTCTCCCGCGGACATGGCGGAGTGGTAGCCCGGGCGAGTGAGAACCAGGGTGAAGAGCCCCTCCGCCGCGCCAGGCGTGGCCAGGAAGAAGTGCTGTGCGTTGGTGCGGGAGACCACGAGGTCATCGAATCCGTCCCCGTTCAGGTCGATGAGCAGGGTGTCGTCGCTTCGGAACTGGAACCGGTCCTTCCCCGGCACCCGGTAGGAGGGCTGGGCCAACATCGCCTCCAGGTTCTCCTGCCCCAGGAAGACAGAGACGCCAAAGCGGGAGCGCACGAGCAGGTCCGCGTAGCGGTCTCCATTCACGTCCCCCGCCTCGACCGCCAGCTCACTCCCGGAGACCCAAGGGCTCGTGCTCTCCCACGACATCACCGAGGAGATTTCCTGCGTGGAGAAGAAGGACTCCTGACCCACGAAGAGGGACACCCGGCCCGGATGGTCCGTGATGGTCATCAGCCGCTGGCAAGGCTCCGTGCCCACCGCCAGATCCTCGCGGCCATCTCCATTGAAGTCCGCGAGCGCCACGGAAGTGCCAAAGCACTCGTTGGTCCGGCTCGGGTCCACCTTCACCTGCCACAGCGGTGTCTGGGAGAGCAGGGGCCCGGGTTTCGGCGGCGGCACATCCTCCTTGCACCCACTGCCCACCCACACAGCCCCAATGACAGCCAAAGGCATCCACCACGAACGCATGTCGGCCTCCTCGAAGCGCACACCACCTGGGAACGGAGCCCTTCAACCTATTCCCTGGCATGAACAGACCCGCCCGGCGCTTGTCCCGTGAGGGGCATCGGGCGCTTGCCTTTCCATTGCCAGACACTCCCTTCCAAACCGGATTGACGCCGCCAGCTCCAGCGCCGGCTGTTGGCCGACCAACCTGTCGTGAGCGAGCGCTGGCGCATCCCGGCGGAGGTCCCCAAGCTCGCGTGGACATGGCATCGCCCGCCGCGTTCCCCACGTTCACCCGCGCGCAGAAGGTCTTCACGATGCTGGGGGCCCTGCTGGGCCTGCTGCTCGCGGCGCTGGACCAGACGATTGTCGCCACCGCGGGGCCCTCCATCCAGGCGGACCTGGGCATCCCCGCGTCGCTCTATCCGTGGCTGACCACCTCGTACCTCGTCGCCTCGACGATGATGGTGCCCGTCTGGGGGAAGCTCTCGGACCTGCTGGGCCGCCGCGCGGTGCTGGGTGCGGGCATCACCGTCTTCCTCCTCGGCAGCTTCCTGTGTGGCGTGTCGCGCTCGACCGTCACGCTCATCCTCTTCCGCGCGGTGCAGGGCCTGGGCAGCGCGGCCCTGTTCACCGGCGCGCTGGCCGTGGTGGCCGACCTCTTCCCGCCTCGCGAGCGCGGCAAGTATCAGGGCCTCTTCGGCGCGATGTTCGGCCTGTCGAGCGTCGTCGGCCCGCTGGCCGGAGGCTTCATCACGGACCGGCTCGGCTGGCACTGGGTCTTCTTCATCAACCTGCCCGTGGGCGCGGTGGCGCTCGCCCTCGTCCTGCTCCGCATGCCCCGGCTGCGGCCGGAGGGTGTGACGCGCGGCAAGCTCGACCTCGCGGGCGCGGTGACGCTGGCGCTCGCCGTGGTGCCGCTGCTCCTCGCGCTGAGCCTGGGACATGCCCGCGAGCAGGAGACGCAAGGTATCGGCTGGGCGTGGGGCTCCTGGCCCCTCCTGGGGCTGTTCGCCCTCGCGGCGGTGGGCATCGCGGCCTTCATCCGCGTCGAGACTCGCGCCCACGAGCCCCTGCTGGACCTGCGCCTGTTCAAGCAGAAGACCTTCAGCCTGGGCAACGCGGCGGTGTTCGTCGTCGGCGCCGTGTTCCTCTCCGGCGTCGTCTTCCTGCCGCTGTTCATGGTGAACGTCGTGGGCCTGTCCGCCACGCACTCGGGCCTGACGCTGACGCCGCTCACCCTGGGCGTCGTCGCCGGCAACGTCGTCAGCGGGCAGTTGGTGTCCCGCCTGGGGCGCTACAAGGAATTGATGCTGGGCTCGCTGCTGCTCCTCGCCGTGGGCTTCGCGGTGATGGGCTTCACGCTGACGCCCCAGTCCACCCAGGCGGAAGTCACGGTGAAGATGGTCCTCGTGGGCCTGGGCCTGGGCCCGTCGATTCCGCTCTACACCGTGGCCATCCAGAACGCGGTGTCTCCGCGGCAGATTGGCGTGGCCACGTCCGCGGCGACGTTCTTCCGCCAGCTCGGCATGACGTTGGGCGTGGCCTTGATGGGCGCCGTGTTCGCGACCACGCTGTCCCACGAGATGAAGACCCGCGTGGCCCAGGCCACCGTGGGACTCCCCGCTCCCCTCCGCGCCGAGCTGCTGTCCGCCACCTCCGGCTCACACGGAGAAGGCGGCCCGTCACACACGGCCTTCGAGCCCGAGGCCGTCAAGGCACGCCTGCGCACGGAGCTGGAAGGCACGCGGCCTCGCGAGGACGTGGACCAGGCGCTCGCCGCCGTGGACCGCGCGGACCAGGCGCTGAAGCAGGCCTACACCACCGCGGTGAAGGCCGTGTACCGCTGCGCCATCCTCGTCGCGCTGCTCGCGTTCCTCGTCACGCTGCGCCTGCCCGAGCAGCCGCTGCAACGCACCCGGCCTCAGGCGGCGGCGGTGCGCGCGGAGGACTCCGACCCCAGCGTGTAGATGCGCATGGGGTGCGGCACCCCCTTGAGGGGATGGCGCCCCAGGTCCTTCACGCCGCCCCGGTAGTGGGAGACGAAGGACTCGGACAGCAGCACGGGCTCGTTGAGGCCCGCGCACAGGCCCGCGATGCGGCTGGCCAGGTTCACGGCCGGACCAATCACGGTGAAGTCGAGCCGGTCCGAGGCGCCGATGTTCCCGTACATGACATCACCCACGTGCAGCGACGCGCCGAACTCGTAGGGCGTGAGGCCCTGCTCACGGCGCGAGGCATTGTCGCGCGCGGTGGCGGCCACGGCCTCGCGGATGGTGCGCGCGGCGGCGATGCACCGCTCCTCCACGGGCGACGCCTCGTCGATGCGGAAGATGGCGAGCACCGCGTCGCCCATGAACTTGAGCACCTCCGCGCCGTGCGCATGGAACGCGCTGACCATCGTCTCGAAGTAGGCGTTGAGCAATTCCAGCAGCGCGTCGCGAGGCAGCGCGTCCGACAGCGCGGTGAAGCTGCGCAAGTCACTCAGGCAGATGACGGCGGAGGTCGTCTCTCCGTCCCCTCGGCGAATCTGCCCCTGGAGGATGCGCCGGCCCGTGTCCCGGCCCAGGTACGTGTCGAGCAGCACGCCCGTCATGTCCTTGCGCGCGATGACCTCCAGCACGAGCTCCAGCAGCGGATGCAGCTCATGCAGCAACGCGCGCTGCACGTCGGTGAAGCCCCCGGGCTCGGAGGTGGACCAGGAGACGGCGTGGCGCGAGCCGTCGCTGAAGCACACGGGCAACGCCAGATACTCGGTGAGCCCCTCTTCGCGCAGCCCCTGGAACATCGGGTAGTCGTCCGAGGCGAGCGGCAGCTCCAGCCGGCGATGGATGACGGGCACCCCCTCGCGCAGCGCCTTGAAGGGGCTCTGCGAGAAGGCGGGCAGGTGCTGGAGCCCGTGAGGATGCACCTCGGTGGAGGCGGCGGGTTGGCCCGCGCGCCAGCGGAAGCTCCGGGCGTGCAGGAGCGGGTGCAGGGTGAACAGGGAGATGGAGGCGCGCGCGAGGGGGACACCCCACGCGGTCAATCGCTCACACACCCCTTCCAGCAAGGGAGCGGGGCTCGGCAGGAGCCTCGCGTCCGACACGAGCCAGCCCACCGCGTCTTGGGCGGAGGTGTCGCGGAGACTCCGAGGGTTTCGAGCATTCACAGTCACGAGGCGCTCATCACTGTCCCCGCCGGGCCGTGGCCGGGACGCGCGCCACGCAACCATGGACCTCCCGGAGCGTCAACGACGAGCACACGCGACGAGCCAGGCAGGCCCCTGACCCGTCGTGTGGCCTTCCGCGATTCAGTGCCCCGTCGCGGCCTTCGGCGGCGCGGCCACGGGCATCGCGGCGGGAGCCTCCGGACGGGCCAGCGTGTCAGGCGACTCGGCCATCGCGTACGTCACCCACGCCGTGGCGGCGGTGCTGCGCGCCAGGTCCTGTGGGTCCACCTTGTCCAACGTATCCGCGTGTGTGTGGTGCACGTCGAAGTAGCGGCTGGCGTCCACCTCCACGCCGAAGAAGGGGACCCGCGCCGGCATCAGGGGGCTGATGTCCGCCCCACCCGCCTCGCGCGAGGAGAACGCCGCCGCGCCCAGCGCCACCAGCGGCGACATCCACGGCTGGAGCAGCGCCTGGCCACCCGCGCCCGCGCGCAGGCTCACGCCCACCGGACGCCCACCGCCCGAGTCCATCTCCATGGCCGCCACATGCCGCGGAATCTCCGCCGCGTGCGCCTCCGCGTAGGCCCGTCCACCGGCGAGCCCGTTCTCCTCGTTCATGTAGAGCACCACGCGCACCGTGCGCCGAGGCGCCTGCGGCAGCTTCGCGATGAGGCGCGCGGCCTCCATCACCATCACCACGCCCGCGCCGTCGTCATGCGCGCCGGTGCCCACGTCCCACGAGTCCAGGTGCGCGCTGATGAGCACGATTTCCTGCGGCTTCTCCCGCCCGCGAATCTCCGCGACGACGTTGTGCGAGTCCGCGTCCGGCAGCTCCGCGCCCCCCAGCACCAGCTTCACGCGCACCTCCCCCTTCGCGAGCAGGCGGTGCAGCAGCTCCGCGTCCTCCGTCGTGACGGACGCGGCCGGGATGCGCGGGCCCGCGTCTTCGAAGCGCGTGGACCCCGTGTGCGGCGTGCGCAGGGACGCGGTGGCCAGCGAGCGCACCAGCGCCCCCGCCGCGCCCGCCTTCGCCGCCACCGCGGGGCCTCGGCCTCGCAGACCCGCGAAGCGGCCGTAGTCGGCGGGCACCGACATGGTGTGGTTGAAGAAGACAATCTTTCCCTTCACCGACTCACCCAGCGCCGCCAACTGCTCCAGCGACGTCACCTCCACCACCTCCGCGGTGAGCCCCTCCGGCGCGGTGGGAGGACTGCCCCCCAGCGCCAGCAGGTGCAGCGGATGGCCTCGCGTGAGCGGGGACGCGAGCACCTCGCCGCGCTCCTCGCCCCGGACCCAGCGCGGCACCTTGACGGGCTCCGTCCACGCCTTCACCCCATCCGCCTTGAAGCTTCGCAGCGCCCACTGCACCGCCGCCGCGGCGCCCTCGGAGCCAGACAGGCGCGGGCCAATCCCATCCGTCAGCTCCGCCAGCCGCGCATAGGCACGCCCTTCCGTCAGCGCGGGCCCCACCAGCTTCTCCGCCGTGGCCAGGGGGGGCATGTAAGCCTTCACCGGCGACACGGGTGGAGCGGACGCGGGCTTCGCCGCGGCGGGCGAGGCCCCCGACACGAGCTGGAGCGCGAGCGACGACGACACGAGGAGCGAGGAGACAGGCAAAGGGACCTCCGGAAGAGGCGCCCACTCTCCGCCCGACCTGGAGGGCTCGCAAGCCAGATGCACGTGAGACACGGTGCGTCCAAAGCCGCTTGCCTGGAGACTTCACGAGGAGGCGGGGAATCCCAGGGGCCACCGCGCGCCGAGAGGGGGAACGCGGCGCGCGGGGCTCAACTGGGACTTCATACGGCGGTATCGCTTTTGGGGGAGGCGAACACCGCCGCTGCGTCTCACTCTTGAGGAGGAAACGTGGCGGGCATGTTGAAGATCATTCGCAACGCCGTCAAGCGCCGCGCCTCACTCCGCGTACAAGCGAACACTATTTCCAAGAAGATGGTTCAAATTTACAGCAATACCACTATTTCCGAGTAGGGAAGTGTAGTCGGCTTCACCGCGAGTCTGCATTTGCGCGGGGAATCCTCGGCTTGAGCTGGGATGAGGACAAGCCATTGGAGCCAGGCGCCCAGCGGTGTCGTTTATTTCTGATGTGCTTGTGCTTGTGTTGCCGGTGCTCGCGCGCGTCCCGGGAATGCGACAGGAATTGAGTGGCGCCGTGAGTGTGGGCTCACCGGCGGGACACGCCTGGGTCTGCCCTCACGCCCCTGGGTCAATCCATTACGGACATGCATTTTTTCCCGAAATGGTGTCTATGTCACTGAAGACACGTTTGTCCCCGTCATGCACCCAAGGCGTGCGGTCCAGCCCCCCCTCTGGCCGTGACGTCCCGCGCCGAGGCGCGGCGAAGGAACGCAATGTTGATGGAGCAGTGGGCTCATCGCTTCTTCGAGCTCTCCACCGAATTGTTCGTGGTGCTGGGCGCGCAGGGGCGGATTCTCGAAGCCAACCCAGCGTGGACCGTGACGATGGGCTGGTCTCCGACGGAGCTTCGCCTGGGGGGTTACCGGGGCTTCGTGCACCCCGAGGACCTGGAGTCCATGGAGGCGCGGCTGGAGCTGCTGGCCCAGACACCGGGCACCACGCGCTTCTCCTGCCGGTGGCGCCGACGGGATGGGACGTGGGCTTGGCTCGTCTGGAGCGCGGCCAGCGCCGCGGAAGGTGGGCCGCTGTACTGCACGGTGCGGAGGCTGGAGTCACCGCCTGAGCTCGAGCGCGTCCAGCGGGTCCAGGGCACCGACACGAACGAGGCCGTGCCTTCCTGGGCGCTGAGCGACGGGCTGCCCCTGGGCCTCTACGTGGTGGAGGTGGCGAGCGGCACGGTGCTCTACGCGAACCACCGCTTCTGCCAGCTCTGGGGCATCGAGCCCCTGGAGGGCGCCATCCGCAAGGGGCAGGTCTCCCACGAGGACGTGGTGGACCACTGCCTGCACTCGGGCGACGCGGCCAACTTCCTGCGCTTGAGTCCCTGTGCGGGGTTGGACGGGGTGCCGCTGCACGGAGACGAGGCGGTGCTCGCCAGTGGGCGCACACTGCGCAGGCTGTGCTCGACGATGGGGGCCAGCGGGGATGCGTCGCGCTACCGGCTGTTCGCCTTCGAGGACGTCACCGAGCGCAAGCGCACGGAGGAGGCGCTGCACCGCTCCGAGCAGAGCTTCCGCAAGCTCATCGAGACGGCGCCCGAGGCCATCTTCGTCCACCGCGAGCAGCGCTTCATCTACGTCAACCCCACGCTCCTGCGCGCGCTGCGGTACGAGCACGCCGGTGAGCTGATCGGCCGGCCCATCTGGACCATCGTCCATCCGGATGACCTGGACGTGGTGCGGCAGCGCGTCCACGCGGTGGTGGCCCTGGGGGAGTTCGCCCCGCTGCGCGAGATTCGCTACATGCGCCGCGACGGCACCTGGTTCGACGCGGAGAGCGCGGGCCTGCCGGTGGACTTCGACGGCGAGCGCGCGGTGGTGGTGATGGCGCGCGACATCACCGAGCGCAAGCGCATGCAGGCCCAGCTCCTCCAGTCGGACCGGATGGTGCTCGCGGGCACGCTCGCGGCGGGCGTGGGCCATGAAATCAACAACCCGCTCACCTACGTCATGGCCAACCTGGAGTCCTCCATGGAGACCATGCACCGGCTGGGCGGAGAGCTGGGGCGGATGCTGCCCGACGGTGCGCTCGCGCCGAACTGGTCGCTCACGCTGAAGGACACGGTGGAGCTGCTCAAGGAGGCGCACGAGGGCGCCACGCGCGTGCGCAACATCGTGCGGGACTTGAAGTACATCTCCCGCCAGGACGAGGAGCGGCGGGAGCTGCTCGACGTGCGCGAGTCGCTGGAGTTCTCGCTCAAGCTGGCCTCCAGCGAGCTCAAGCCCCGCGCCCAGGTCATCAAGCGCTACGAGGACGTCCCGGCCGTCCACGCGGACGCGTCCCGGCTGGGCCAGGTGTTCCTCAACCTGGTGGTGAACGCCGCGCAGGCCATCCCCGAGGGGGACCCGAACAACCACCACGTGACGCTGTGGGTGCGCCCCGGGACGGACGGCGGCGTGGCGGTGGACGTCAGCGACACCGGCTCCGGCATGCCGTCCAACGTGCTGGCGCGCATCTTCGACCCGTTCTTCACCACCAAGGCGGTGGGCGCGGGCACGGGCCTGGGGTTGTCCATCTGCCACGGCATCATCCGGGGGCTGGGCGGTGAAATCACCGTGCGCAGCGAGCCGGGGCGCGGGACGACCTTCACCGTGCGGCTGCCTCCGGCGCCCGCGGACGCGGTGCCTCGCGAGGCGCCGCCCCTGCCCGCGCCGTCCTCCGAGCGCAGCGGGCGCCTGCTCGTGATTGACGACGAGCCCGCGGTGGGACGCTCGCTGGCGCGCATCATCGGCAAGCGGCACCAGGTGACGGTGGTGGGCAGTGGCGAGGAGGCGCTGACGAAGCTGAACTCCGGCGGCCCCTTCGACGCCATCTTCTGCGACCTGATGATGCCGGGCATCACCGGCATGGACGTCTACGAGAAGGTGCGCGAGCGGGAGCCCGGCTTGAGCCTGCGCTTCATCTTCATCACGGGCGGCTCATACACCACGCGGGCCCGGCAGTTCCTGGAGCGCATTCCCAACCCGCGCATCGAGAAGCCCTTCGATGCGCAGATGATTCAACAACTGGTCGGCGAAGTCCTGGCGACCGAGACCTGAAGGGAGTTGTCTGGTGATTGGAGATGGCTTTGTCATCGACGCGGTGACTCACGCGTACAACCTGCACCCGTCCAACTGGCGCGCGGGGAAGTACGCCGAGTCCCTGGCTCAGCTCATCTTCGGCCTGCACTGCGGACTGTCCGGCGAGACGCACCGCGTGCTCCAGCCGGAGCGGTTCATGAAGGACTGGTCCGTGGACGAGCTGGCCCACATCCTCTTCGTCGAGAGCGACATCGACCTGGCGGTGCACCACGTGCTGCCGCTCCAGACGCTCTACACGGACGGGCTCTGCTCGTACGAGAAGACGGTGGACATCAAGAAGCGCTATCCGGACCGCTTCCTCGTCTACGCGGGCGTGGATCCGCTGCGTGGCACGGCGGCGCTGGATGACCTGGACCGGCAGGCGGAGGAGCTCAAGCCCTCCGGCCTGAAGCTCTACCCGGCCGCGTGGCTGGGGGACTCCTTCCGTCACACCGGCTGGCGGATGGATGACCCGCGCATCGCCTTCCCGCTGTTCGAGCGCGCCCAGAAGCTGGGCATCAAGAACATCGCGGTGCACAAGGGCCTGCCCATGGGCGCGGTGCCGCTGGAGGCCTACAAGGTCGACGACATCGGCGGCGCGGCGGATGCGTTCCCGGACCTGAACTTCGAAATCGTCCACGGCGGCATGGCCTTCCTGGACGAGACGGGCATGCAGCTCTCCCTGTTCCCCAACGTGTACGTCAACCTGGAGGTGACGGGCGCGCTGTTGGTGAAGCGCGAGCGCTGGTTCGCCGAGTCGCTCGCCGCGCTGCTCAAGTGGGCGGGCCCGTCGAAAATCATGTGGGGCTCCGGCACGGTGTTCAGCCACCCGCAGCCCGCGCTGCACAAGTTCTGGCACGACTTCCAGCTCCCCGAGGAGCTGACGCAGGTGTGCGGCATGCAGGTGACGCCGGAGGTGAAGCGGATGATTCTCTGCGACAACTACGCGCGCTACGCCGGCGTGGACGTGGAGGCGGTGAAGAAGCGCATCGCCAACGACGAGTTCGCGCGCAAGAAGGCGAAGGGCAACATCCAGCCCTACAGCTTCCAGGAGTCCCGCCCGTGATGACGGAGAGCGCGATTCGCGAGCGCATCCAGTCGATTCCCGACCCGTGCAGCCTGGCCACGGGCGTACCGCTGGGCATCGGCGAGATGGGGCTCATCGAGAGCGTGGTGAACCTCGAGGGCAAGGTGACGGTGCGCCTGCACATCACCTCGCCCATGTGCATGATGGCCGCGTACTTCATGCGCGAAGTCGAGCAGCGCCTCCAGGGCCAGGAGGGCGTCGAGTCCGTGCACGTCGAGTTCGACCACGACCTGAAGTGGACGCCGCAGGACATCCAGCCGGAGGCCCGTGAGCGCCTGGCCTCGCGCCGCATCACCATGCTGGGTGGGCGGCTGTTGCCTCGCGCGGATGCCTCGGTGAGTGGCGGCTGAGCCGCGCGGATTCATGGGAGCGTCCGAGCGGTTCGACCGCTTGGACGCTCTCGCGCGGGGTACGGCCCCGCTCGCACGCGGCCGACGGGCAAGTGCGTTGACGAGCGGTCGGAGCAGCGGGAGCGATGCCTCCCAGCAGGCGGACAGGTGGGTGCACACGCGGTCCTGGACCCGGAGCCTCTTTGGAGGGAGAGAGGGCGCCGAGAGCACCCCATGTCCACGACAGCTTCCTCGGAATCCTCACACGCGACACTCAGCCCCGGGCTGGTGTGGCTCATGGCCATCGCGTGCGGCGCCACCGCCGCCAACCTCTATTACAACCAGCCCCTGCTCGGAGACATCGGCCGGGAGCTGAACGCCTCCGGTGGCATGCTGGGCCTCGTGCCCACGCTGACCCAGGTCGGCTACGCGGCGGGCATGCTGCTCATCGTCCCGCTCGGCGACAGCCTGGAGCGACGGCGCGTCATCGTCACCATGTCCGTGCTGGTGAGCCTGGCCCTCGTCGGCGCGGCGCTCGCCCCTTCCCTGCCCTGGCTCATCGTCGCCAGCTTCCTCGTGGGCGCCACCGCCGTCGTCCCCCAGCTCCTCATCCCCTTCGCCGCGCACCTGGCTCCCGCCGCGCAGCGAGGACGCGTGGTGGGGACGGTGATGAGCGGCCTGCTCATCGGCATCCTCCTGTCGCGCACCGCCGCGGGCTTCGTCGGCACGCACCTGGGCTGGCGCTCCATCTTCTGGATAGCGTCGGGGGTGATGCTGCTGTTCGCCGGGGTGCTGCGCTTCAGCCTGCCGTCACAGCCGCCCGTCGCCGCCATGTCCTATCCGCAGTTGATGCGCTCCATGGTCCACCTGACGCGCACGGAGCCCGCGCTGCGCATCTACGCCGTCCTCGGAGGACTCACCTTCGGCGCCTTCAGCGTCTTCTGGTCCACGCTGGCCCTGTACCTCCAGAGCCTCCCGGAGCACTACGGCCCCCAGACCGCCGGCCTCTTCGGCGTCGTGGGCGTGGTGGGCGCGTTGATTGCCCCGCTCGTCGGCCGCTACACCGACTCCCATGGGGGCAAGCGCATCA is part of the Myxococcus landrumus genome and encodes:
- a CDS encoding lysyl oxidase family protein, with translation MRSWWMPLAVIGAVWVGSGCKEDVPPPKPGPLLSQTPLWQVKVDPSRTNECFGTSVALADFNGDGREDLAVGTEPCQRLMTITDHPGRVSLFVGQESFFSTQEISSVMSWESTSPWVSGSELAVEAGDVNGDRYADLLVRSRFGVSVFLGQENLEAMLAQPSYRVPGKDRFQFRSDDTLLIDLNGDGFDDLVVSRTNAQHFFLATPGAAEGLFTLVLTRPGYHSAMSAGDLNGDGAGDVLLSLEDEQRAYFLGCKAGAAFACDGPISASPWRMEPLALANSFLSDLNEDGHREVFVRASNGSLQLHLSQADGTPSATPIWSTLGDAAFPFVGLGITSLGDVDGDGHRQDFVVGAAGRLYFFSPGAGLSQDLRPVWSWPEGNAIPNGYEVYRRYSVVAPGDLDGDGFDDLVVANTSLGDILDAPVGEVAIYSGGKVPEARGEPPHLPAPKACGLALDPVNGKPDLTVDEDVLKRTAHVVWRSFEEKSCEVQEQCVGAAGRRKLLRFSTSIQNLGTKAAALPPIEENPDLYVLDECHGHYHLTNFAAYELRDASGKTVLSGRKQGFFLIDLQSFCTDGAPRGQVFESMGISPGWADIYTLDVPCQWVDITDLPDGNYTFQVSVDTRDIVDEGTVHPNTVGFPVRLEGDTVTVLP
- a CDS encoding MDR family MFS transporter; this translates as MASPAAFPTFTRAQKVFTMLGALLGLLLAALDQTIVATAGPSIQADLGIPASLYPWLTTSYLVASTMMVPVWGKLSDLLGRRAVLGAGITVFLLGSFLCGVSRSTVTLILFRAVQGLGSAALFTGALAVVADLFPPRERGKYQGLFGAMFGLSSVVGPLAGGFITDRLGWHWVFFINLPVGAVALALVLLRMPRLRPEGVTRGKLDLAGAVTLALAVVPLLLALSLGHAREQETQGIGWAWGSWPLLGLFALAAVGIAAFIRVETRAHEPLLDLRLFKQKTFSLGNAAVFVVGAVFLSGVVFLPLFMVNVVGLSATHSGLTLTPLTLGVVAGNVVSGQLVSRLGRYKELMLGSLLLLAVGFAVMGFTLTPQSTQAEVTVKMVLVGLGLGPSIPLYTVAIQNAVSPRQIGVATSAATFFRQLGMTLGVALMGAVFATTLSHEMKTRVAQATVGLPAPLRAELLSATSGSHGEGGPSHTAFEPEAVKARLRTELEGTRPREDVDQALAAVDRADQALKQAYTTAVKAVYRCAILVALLAFLVTLRLPEQPLQRTRPQAAAVRAEDSDPSV
- a CDS encoding adenylate/guanylate cyclase domain-containing protein, giving the protein MTVNARNPRSLRDTSAQDAVGWLVSDARLLPSPAPLLEGVCERLTAWGVPLARASISLFTLHPLLHARSFRWRAGQPAASTEVHPHGLQHLPAFSQSPFKALREGVPVIHRRLELPLASDDYPMFQGLREEGLTEYLALPVCFSDGSRHAVSWSTSEPGGFTDVQRALLHELHPLLELVLEVIARKDMTGVLLDTYLGRDTGRRILQGQIRRGDGETTSAVICLSDLRSFTALSDALPRDALLELLNAYFETMVSAFHAHGAEVLKFMGDAVLAIFRIDEASPVEERCIAAARTIREAVAATARDNASRREQGLTPYEFGASLHVGDVMYGNIGASDRLDFTVIGPAVNLASRIAGLCAGLNEPVLLSESFVSHYRGGVKDLGRHPLKGVPHPMRIYTLGSESSARTAAA
- a CDS encoding M20/M25/M40 family metallo-hydrolase, which encodes MPVSSLLVSSSLALQLVSGASPAAAKPASAPPVSPVKAYMPPLATAEKLVGPALTEGRAYARLAELTDGIGPRLSGSEGAAAAVQWALRSFKADGVKAWTEPVKVPRWVRGEERGEVLASPLTRGHPLHLLALGGSPPTAPEGLTAEVVEVTSLEQLAALGESVKGKIVFFNHTMSVPADYGRFAGLRGRGPAVAAKAGAAGALVRSLATASLRTPHTGSTRFEDAGPRIPAASVTTEDAELLHRLLAKGEVRVKLVLGGAELPDADSHNVVAEIRGREKPQEIVLISAHLDSWDVGTGAHDDGAGVVMVMEAARLIAKLPQAPRRTVRVVLYMNEENGLAGGRAYAEAHAAEIPRHVAAMEMDSGGGRPVGVSLRAGAGGQALLQPWMSPLVALGAAAFSSREAGGADISPLMPARVPFFGVEVDASRYFDVHHTHADTLDKVDPQDLARSTAATAWVTYAMAESPDTLARPEAPAAMPVAAPPKAATGH
- a CDS encoding hybrid sensor histidine kinase/response regulator: MEQWAHRFFELSTELFVVLGAQGRILEANPAWTVTMGWSPTELRLGGYRGFVHPEDLESMEARLELLAQTPGTTRFSCRWRRRDGTWAWLVWSAASAAEGGPLYCTVRRLESPPELERVQRVQGTDTNEAVPSWALSDGLPLGLYVVEVASGTVLYANHRFCQLWGIEPLEGAIRKGQVSHEDVVDHCLHSGDAANFLRLSPCAGLDGVPLHGDEAVLASGRTLRRLCSTMGASGDASRYRLFAFEDVTERKRTEEALHRSEQSFRKLIETAPEAIFVHREQRFIYVNPTLLRALRYEHAGELIGRPIWTIVHPDDLDVVRQRVHAVVALGEFAPLREIRYMRRDGTWFDAESAGLPVDFDGERAVVVMARDITERKRMQAQLLQSDRMVLAGTLAAGVGHEINNPLTYVMANLESSMETMHRLGGELGRMLPDGALAPNWSLTLKDTVELLKEAHEGATRVRNIVRDLKYISRQDEERRELLDVRESLEFSLKLASSELKPRAQVIKRYEDVPAVHADASRLGQVFLNLVVNAAQAIPEGDPNNHHVTLWVRPGTDGGVAVDVSDTGSGMPSNVLARIFDPFFTTKAVGAGTGLGLSICHGIIRGLGGEITVRSEPGRGTTFTVRLPPAPADAVPREAPPLPAPSSERSGRLLVIDDEPAVGRSLARIIGKRHQVTVVGSGEEALTKLNSGGPFDAIFCDLMMPGITGMDVYEKVREREPGLSLRFIFITGGSYTTRARQFLERIPNPRIEKPFDAQMIQQLVGEVLATET
- a CDS encoding amidohydrolase family protein gives rise to the protein MIGDGFVIDAVTHAYNLHPSNWRAGKYAESLAQLIFGLHCGLSGETHRVLQPERFMKDWSVDELAHILFVESDIDLAVHHVLPLQTLYTDGLCSYEKTVDIKKRYPDRFLVYAGVDPLRGTAALDDLDRQAEELKPSGLKLYPAAWLGDSFRHTGWRMDDPRIAFPLFERAQKLGIKNIAVHKGLPMGAVPLEAYKVDDIGGAADAFPDLNFEIVHGGMAFLDETGMQLSLFPNVYVNLEVTGALLVKRERWFAESLAALLKWAGPSKIMWGSGTVFSHPQPALHKFWHDFQLPEELTQVCGMQVTPEVKRMILCDNYARYAGVDVEAVKKRIANDEFARKKAKGNIQPYSFQESRP
- a CDS encoding metal-sulfur cluster assembly factor, whose amino-acid sequence is MTESAIRERIQSIPDPCSLATGVPLGIGEMGLIESVVNLEGKVTVRLHITSPMCMMAAYFMREVEQRLQGQEGVESVHVEFDHDLKWTPQDIQPEARERLASRRITMLGGRLLPRADASVSGG
- a CDS encoding MFS transporter — encoded protein: MSTTASSESSHATLSPGLVWLMAIACGATAANLYYNQPLLGDIGRELNASGGMLGLVPTLTQVGYAAGMLLIVPLGDSLERRRVIVTMSVLVSLALVGAALAPSLPWLIVASFLVGATAVVPQLLIPFAAHLAPAAQRGRVVGTVMSGLLIGILLSRTAAGFVGTHLGWRSIFWIASGVMLLFAGVLRFSLPSQPPVAAMSYPQLMRSMVHLTRTEPALRIYAVLGGLTFGAFSVFWSTLALYLQSLPEHYGPQTAGLFGVVGVVGALIAPLVGRYTDSHGGKRINVFSIGVLLLSFVLMWPLGQWLWGIALGVVLLDLGAQGNHIANQTRVHSMIPEARSRLNTVYMVTYFAGGAAGSWLGTTAWTRWGWTGVCAAGAALCVAGLLVLAMDRKPQASPEQASSEA